Within the Nocardioides humi genome, the region AATGGCCGGATGCCGTCCGCGCTGCCCGAGGGAGAGCCCGTCCCGCCCGACGGCGGGCTCCCGCCGCAGGCGCTCGCCGGGCTCGGCACCCGCCCGTTCGGGCTCTACGTCCACGTCCCGTTCTGCCGGGTGCGCTGCGGCTACTGCGACTTCAACACCTACACCGCCGAGGAGCTGGGACCCGGTGTCTCCCGGGCGACGTACGCCGACCAGGCGGTCGCCGAGGTCCGGCTGGCCCGCCGCGTGCTGGGCGAGCAGGACCTCCCGGTGGCGACGGTGTTCCTCGGCGGCGGCACCCCCACGCTGCTGCCGCCGGAGGACCTCGGCCGGATCCTGGCCGCGATCGACGACGAGTTCGGCCTGGCGCCGGACGCCGAGGTGACCACCGAGGCCAATCCGGACTCCGTCGACCTCGGCTACCTCGAGCGGCTCCGGGCCGCCGGGTACAACCGGCTGTCGCTCGGCGTGCAGTCGGCGGTGCCGCACGTGCTGGAGGTGCTCGACCGCACCCACGACCCGCGCCGGGTGCCGGGAGTCGTCGAGGCGGCCCGGGCCGCCGGCTTCGAGCAGCTGAGCCTGGACCTGATCTACGGCACGCCGGGGGAGAGCCACGCCGACTGGGAGGACACGCTGGAGGCGGCGCTCGCGTGCGCGCCGGACCACGTGTCGGCGTACTCCCTCATCGTCGAGGACGGCACGGCGCTGGCCCGCCGGGTACGACGCGGCGAGCTGCCGATGCCGGACGACGACGACCTGGCCGACAAGTACGTCCAGGCCGACGAGCGGCTCGGCGCGGCGGGGCTGGGCTGGTACGAGGTCTCCAACTGGGCGCGCGACGACGCCGCCCGCTGCCGCCACAACCTGGGCTACTGGGCGGGCGCCGACTGGTGGGGGATCGGGCCGGGCGCCCACTCCCACGTCGGCGGGGTGCGCTGGTGGAACGTCAAGCACCCGGCGGCGTACGCCGGCCGGCTGGCCGGGGGCGTGACGCCGGCCCACGCCCGGGAGGTGCTCGACGCGGAGACGCAGCGGGTGGAGCGGGTGCTGCTGGAGGTGCGGCTGCGCAGCGGCCTGCCGGTGGCGGCGCTCGACGAGGCCGGCCGCGGCGCGCTGCCGGGGCTGGTCGAGGACGGCCTGGTCGAGGACCGCGCCGACCGGGTGGTGCTCACGTCACGCGGCCGGCTGCTCGCCGACGGTGTCGTGCACCGCCTGCTGAGGTAAACAGCATTTAAATCTAGTGTTATACTCGACTTTATGAAGTCGGGACCTGTGATCGGGTATGTGCCGGGCGCCTTCGACCTGTTCCACGTCGGCCACCTCAATGCGCTGCGCCAGGCGCGGCAGTGGTGCGACGTGCTGGTCGCCGGCGTGGTCGCCGACGAGATCTGCCTCGAGACCAAGGGCGTGCTGCCGACCGTCCCGCTCGCCGAGCGGCTGGAGATCGTCGAGGCGATCGGCATCGTCGACGCCGTCTACGCCGAGGTCACCGCCGACAAGACCGACTCCTGGCGCGACGTCGGCTTCCAGCGGATCTTCAAGGGCGACGACTGGCAGGGGACGCCCAAGGGCCGGCGCCTGGAGCGGCAGATGGCCGCGCTCGGCGTCGAGGTCAGCTACTTCCCCTACACCCTGCAGACCTCCTCGACCGCGCTGCGCAAGGCGCTGGCCCACCGCGGCTCGTCCGGGACGCCCGGAGCCTCCTCGGCATGAGCGTCGCCGTTTCCGACGACGGCCTCCTGGTTCCGCCTGGCGCGCAGCCGCTCGTGGTCGAGATCGACGGCCACTACGTCTGGTCGCTGACCCCGCTGCGCGACGGCCGGCCCGCCGACGGGGGCGTCCTGGTGCCCTGGCCCGGCGTGCTCCGGCCCTACCTCAGCGGCCGCGGGCGGGTCCGGGTCACCGACGGCGCCGGCGCCGCCGTCCTGTACGACGACGAGGTCGGCCTCGGCTCCGGCGAGGGCGTGCTGGCCGTGGTGGACGGTGCCGGCCATCGGCTCAGCGTCGACAAGGTCGGGCACCTCGCCCGCTCCTTCGCCGCCACCGACGAGGGCATCCGCGACGAGATCCTGGCGGGGACCCGCCGCGCGATCGACGACCTGCGCGAGCACGCCGGCGTGGCGGCGTACCTCAACTACGGGGCGCTGCTCGGCGCGGTCCGCGAGGGCCGGATGCTCGCGCACGACTCCGACACCGACCTGTGCTACCTGTCCGAGCACACCTCGCCGGCCGACGTGGTGACCGAGTCGTACCGCATCTCGCGCGCGATGCGGGCCCGCGGCTGGCGGCTGCTGCGGATGTCCGGCGGCGACGTGAAGCTGCTGCTGCCGCTCTCCGACGGCCGGTACTGCCACATCGACGTGTTCGCCGCCTTCCACGTCGGCGGCACCTTCTACCAGCTCGGCAACCGCAGCGGCCGGCTGCCGCGCGAGGCGATCGTGCCGTTCTCGACGATCTCGCTGCACGGGCACGACTTCCCGGCCCCGCGCGACCCCGAGGCGATGCTCGCCTTCCTCTACGGCCCGCACTGGCGCACGCCCGACCCCTCGTTCAAGTACGCCGACCCGCCCGCCGGCGTACGCCGTCTCGACGGGTGGCTGCGCGGGTTCCGCACCGAGATGGGCCGGTGGACGGAGTTCCACAACGGGCCGCGGCGGGCGGCGGTGCCGAAGCGGGCCTCGACCTTCGCAGCGTGGGTCGCGCCGCAGCTGGGTGCGCTCCCGGTCGTGGACCTCGGCGCCGGCGGCGGACGGGACGCGCTGTGGTTCGCGCGGGACGGGCGCCGGGTCGAGGCGCTGGACTTCTCCCGCGGCAGCCTCGGCGTCGTGCGTCGCCGCGCCCGGCGGGCGGGCGTCGCCGTCGACACCGACCAGCTGATCCTCGGCGAGCTGCGCTCCACGCTGGTCCACGGCACCCGCCTGGCCCGCGACCCCCACCACCTCTACGCCCGCCACCTGGTCGGCTGCCTCGACGCCGCCGCGCTCGACCAGCTGTGGCTGCTCGCCCGGATGGCCCTGCGGCCCGGCGGCGGGCGGCTGTTCCTGGAGTTCGCGACGACCTACGACGGCCCGGACGGCGCGGCGGGCACCCCCGTGGAGCCCGGTGGACTGGTCCGCCGGGTCGCCCCCGACGTCGTACGCACCGCCATCGAGC harbors:
- the hemW gene encoding radical SAM family heme chaperone HemW, translated to MPSALPEGEPVPPDGGLPPQALAGLGTRPFGLYVHVPFCRVRCGYCDFNTYTAEELGPGVSRATYADQAVAEVRLARRVLGEQDLPVATVFLGGGTPTLLPPEDLGRILAAIDDEFGLAPDAEVTTEANPDSVDLGYLERLRAAGYNRLSLGVQSAVPHVLEVLDRTHDPRRVPGVVEAARAAGFEQLSLDLIYGTPGESHADWEDTLEAALACAPDHVSAYSLIVEDGTALARRVRRGELPMPDDDDLADKYVQADERLGAAGLGWYEVSNWARDDAARCRHNLGYWAGADWWGIGPGAHSHVGGVRWWNVKHPAAYAGRLAGGVTPAHAREVLDAETQRVERVLLEVRLRSGLPVAALDEAGRGALPGLVEDGLVEDRADRVVLTSRGRLLADGVVHRLLR
- a CDS encoding adenylyltransferase/cytidyltransferase family protein, whose amino-acid sequence is MKSGPVIGYVPGAFDLFHVGHLNALRQARQWCDVLVAGVVADEICLETKGVLPTVPLAERLEIVEAIGIVDAVYAEVTADKTDSWRDVGFQRIFKGDDWQGTPKGRRLERQMAALGVEVSYFPYTLQTSSTALRKALAHRGSSGTPGASSA
- a CDS encoding class I SAM-dependent methyltransferase, whose translation is MSVAVSDDGLLVPPGAQPLVVEIDGHYVWSLTPLRDGRPADGGVLVPWPGVLRPYLSGRGRVRVTDGAGAAVLYDDEVGLGSGEGVLAVVDGAGHRLSVDKVGHLARSFAATDEGIRDEILAGTRRAIDDLREHAGVAAYLNYGALLGAVREGRMLAHDSDTDLCYLSEHTSPADVVTESYRISRAMRARGWRLLRMSGGDVKLLLPLSDGRYCHIDVFAAFHVGGTFYQLGNRSGRLPREAIVPFSTISLHGHDFPAPRDPEAMLAFLYGPHWRTPDPSFKYADPPAGVRRLDGWLRGFRTEMGRWTEFHNGPRRAAVPKRASTFAAWVAPQLGALPVVDLGAGGGRDALWFARDGRRVEALDFSRGSLGVVRRRARRAGVAVDTDQLILGELRSTLVHGTRLARDPHHLYARHLVGCLDAAALDQLWLLARMALRPGGGRLFLEFATTYDGPDGAAGTPVEPGGLVRRVAPDVVRTAIERSGGVVELATVGLGEDMFDLPDPAVCRMRAAWPAPDEEETR